Proteins encoded in a region of the Anopheles ziemanni chromosome 2, idAnoZiCoDA_A2_x.2, whole genome shotgun sequence genome:
- the LOC131292495 gene encoding WD repeat-containing protein 48 homolog isoform X1, with translation MLTHKNNQGGRKKMQVSFVIRDAEEKRHRNGVNALQLDSVTGRLYSAGRDAIIRLWNSTQTNSHEPYIQSMEHHNDWVNDIVLCCGGRNLISASCDTTVKVWNAHKGFCMSTLRTHRDYVQALAYAKDREQVASAGLDKAIFLWDVNTLTALTASNNTVTTSSISGSKDSIYSLAMNPSGTIIVSGSTENTLRIWDPRTCNKIAKLKGHTENVKALVVSEDGTQVVSGSSDGKIKLWSIGQQRCIQTISVHSEGVWCLLMTDGFSHVISGSRDRKIVMTELRNPSNSVLICEERAPVLSMCYNIDQTGVWATTWNSDIRCWKLHKTDKLCNYSYSNSCSSINNGSGETPSMVNSTISSTGPGSDGNASTSASAAGKGYEVACIKGGAAIKKYHVLNDKRFMLTRDTEENVAIYDVLKVKKVEDLGKVDFDEEVKKRSQRIYVPNWFTVDLKTGMPMIVLGQDEVDCFAAWVSAEAGLPEHAEPGSDPKVNYGSLLLQALLEHWKPPPPHHHMPGGPVDMENGCDGDIRGNEYFSVPKHTPIIFSEVGGRNVCRLLVKDAAGETESALLSDTVPSWVTNVVIDRTLPKFIKLPFYLLAHPSMFKQDRSKKERLIANEFIQCRKVCEHVLEKVLGTELPAAAIGNSTGNSNSSQNNSQSDANSEGSQVPAEERIELLCNDVPCDPNIDLRTVRHFIWKQSSDLTFHYRTKPNYSS, from the exons ATGTTAACACACAAAAATAATCAGGGTGGCCGGAAGAAAATGCAG GTTTCGTTCGTTATAAGAGATGCGGAGGAGAAAAGGCATAGAAATGGGGTGAACGCGCTCCAGCTAGACAGTGTAACCGGGCGGCTTTATTCGGCTGGCCGGGATGCCATCATTCGGTTGTGGAACTCGACCCAAACCAACTCCCACGAACCTTACATTCAGAGCATGGAACATCACAACGACTGGGTGAACGACATCGTGCTTTGTTGCGGTGGAAGAAACT tgATAAGTGCGAGTTGTGATACGACGGTAAAGGTATGGAATGCCCATAAAGGCTTCTGCATGTCGACGCTTCGAACGCATCGCGACTACGTGCAGGCGCTGGCATACGCCAAAGACCGGGAGCAGGTCGCTAGTGCCGGACTGGACAAGGCAATATTCCTTTGGGACGTGAACACTTTGACGGCGTTAACGGCTTCGAACAACACAGTGACAA CATCCAGCATATCGGGATCTAAGGACTCTATCTATAGTCTGGCGATGAATCCCTCCGGGACGATCATCGTAAGCGGTTCGACGGAAAACACTCTGCGCATCTGGGACCCGCGGACGTGCAATAAGATTGCAAAGCTGAAGGGACACACGGAAAATGTGAAGGCTTTGGTGGTGTCGGAAGATGGCACGCAGGTCGTGTCGGGAAGCTCGGATGGAAAGATTAAGCTGTGGAGCATCGGACAGCAGCGCTGCATACAGACGATCAGCGTGCACTCGGAGGGCGTGTGGTGTTTATTGATGACGGACGGCTTCTCGCACGTAATCTCGGGCAGCCGGGATCGAAAGATCGTCATGACGGAGCTGCGCAATCCGTCCAACAGTGTGCTGATCTGCGAGGAGCGGGCGCCTGTTCTCAGCATGTGCTACAACATCGATCAAACGGGCGTATGGGCGACGACGTGGAACTCGGACATTCGCTGCTGGAAGCTACACAAAACGGACAAGCTGTGCAACTACAGCTATTCcaacagctgcagcagcataaACAATGGAAGCGGCGAAACACCATCGATGGTGAACTCAACGATATCATCGACCGGTCCGGGGTCGGACGGGAATGCATCTACCTCTGCTAGCGCCGCCGGCAAGGGCTACGAGGTGGCATGCATCAAGGGTGGCGCTGCAATCAAAAAGTATCACGTGCTGAACGACAAACGGTTCATGCTGACACGCGACACGGAGGAGAATGTGGCCATCTACGACGTGTTGAAGGTGAAGAAAGTGGAAGACCTGGGAAAGGTGGACTTTGACGAGGAGGTTAAAAAGCGTAGTCAACGAATCTATGTGCCGAACTGGTTCACggtggatttgaaaacaggG ATGCCAATGATAGTGTTAGGGCAGGACGAGGTGGATTGTTTTGCGGCGTGGGTGTCGGCCGAAGCTGGTTTACCGGAGCACGCGGAACCTGGCTCGGATCCGAAGGTGAACTATGGCAGCTTGTTACTGCAGGCGTTGCTGGAACACTGgaaaccaccgccaccgcacCATCACATGCCGGGCGGCCCGGTGGACATGGAGAACGGTTGTGACGGTGACATTAGGGGAAACGAATACTTCAGCGTGCCGAAGCACACGCCGATCATATTCAGCGAGGTGGGTGGCCGGAACGTGTGCCGGTTGCTGGTGAAGGATGCGGCGGGTGAGACGGAAAGTGCGCTGCTCAGCGATACCGTGCCGTCGTGGGTTACCAACGTGGTGATCGATCGGACACTGCCCAAGTTCATTAAGCTTCCTTTCTATCTGCTGGCGCATCCGTCGATGTTTAAGCAAGATCGCAGCAAAAAA GAACGTCTGATTGCGAACGAGTTCATCCAGTGTCGGAAGGTGTGCGAGCATGTGCTGGAGAAGGTGCTCGGCACGGAGCTACCGGCGGCCGCCATCGGCAACAGCACCGGCAATTCCAACTCCTCCCAGAACAACAGCCAAAGTGATGCCAACTCCGAGGGCAGCCAAGTGCCGGCGGAGGAACGAATCGAGCTACTTTGCAACGATGTG CCGTGTGACCCGAACATAGATCTCCGAACTGTGCGGCATTTTATCTGGAAGCAATCGTCCGATTTGACCTTTCACTACCGAACGAAACCAAACTACAGCAGCTAA
- the LOC131286901 gene encoding trifunctional nucleotide phosphoesterase protein YfkN, translated as MAGFTSQAALRSKWGDLVESGTTNIESATDVSQGLKHVVGWLKQASVEVREAGKRAVSQIQHNTPSLLHLHTTTLIRQVNDRDCVGGVGTSSGNSMIGATDKLTIIHYNDVYNIDANSKSEPIGGAARFCTAVKSFAQLNPLVLFSGDAFSPSMLSTFTKGEQMVPVLNAVGTHCAVFGNHDFDHGLDVLTDWVEKTTFPWLMSNVVDNETGRPLGGGKITHILHHNDVKVGLIGLVEKEWLDTLPTIDPNEVTYIDFIKAGNQLADELHNQGCDVIIALTHMRTPNDIELAKHSGHIDLILGGHDHVYEILNIEDTHVVKSGTDFRQFSKIGVCLERNENGKININVEKVDVSSTKYTEDPALKEELRKYSETIESKMHEVLGTFAVELDGRFSSIRTSETNLGNWICDVALAATGADCVMINSGTFRSDQVHPAGPFMMRDLVNIIPMQDPLIVLEVTGKILHSALENSVSTYPKLEGRFPQIAGMSFAFDPSKPPGNRVEVKLVRVGDEWLNLEQKYTLCIKSYIHGGCDGYTMFKGCRVLMDDDAAPELGLAIQNHFKAIDVRMGKAHHTKHRQSLVTLSRRHSMVQMLENLELDGPTPIRRKSSVTPPKMEHISNNRGKLLRRASLDDLEQNSCQLAPSIQHRIVVVQNEDHIRELIFKRETIEKNSVIKETDELTP; from the exons ATGGCCGGGTTCACGTCCCAAGCTGCATTGCGCTCCAAGTGGGGCGATCTGGTCGAAAGTGGCACCACGAACATTGAATCCGCGACAGACGTTTCGCAGGGACTGAAACATGTGGTCGGATGGCTCAAAcag GCATCGGTCGAAGTTAGAGAGGCGGGCAAGCGAGCGGTTTCCCAGATCCAGCATAACACACCGAGCCTGCTGCACCTGCACACGACGACACTGATCCGTCAGGTGAATGATCGCGACTGCGTTGGGGGAGTCGGAACCAGCAGCGGCAACAGTATGATCGGGGCAACAGACAAGTTAACCATCATCCACTACAACGATGTGTACAACATCGACGCCAACAGCAAATCGGAGCCGATCGGTGGAGCCGCCCGGTTCTGCACGGCCGTCAAGTCCTTCGCCCAGCTGAACCCATTGGTCCTGTTCAGCGGGGATGCCTTCTCGCCCAGCATGCTCAGCACGTTCACCAAGGGCGAACAGATGGTGCCGGTGTTGAATGCGGTTGGAACGCACTGTGCCGTTTTCGGAAATCACGATTTTG ATCATGGACTGGATGTGCTTACCGATTGGGTGGAGAAGACGACTTTCCCGTGGCTGATGTCGAACGTGGTGGACAATGAAACCGGCCGACCGCTGGGAGGCGGCAAAATCACGCACATCTTGCATCACAACGACGTGAAGGTGGGCCTGATCGGGCTGGTGGAGAAGGAATGGCTCGACACGCTGCCGACGATCGACCCAAACGAAGTGACGTACATCGACTTCATCAAGGCGGGAAACCAACTGGCCGATGAGCTACACAATCAA GGTTGTGATGTGATTATAGCGTTAACACATATGCGCACTCCGAATGATATTGAGCTAGCAAAACATAGCGGCCACATTGATCTCATCCTCGGTGGACACGATCACGTTTATGAAATACTGAAT ATTGAAGATACTCATGTGGTGAAGTCTGGCACGGACTTTcggcaattttcaaaaattggcGTTTGCCTGGAGCGGAATGAGAATGGCAAGATTAATATCAATGTCGAGAAGGTCGACGTCAGCTCGACGAAGTACACCGAAGACCCGGCACTGAAGGAGGAACTGCGCAAGTACTCGGAAACGATCGAGTCAAAGATGCACGAGGTGTTGGGAACGTTCGCGGTGGAACTGGACGGTCGCTTCTCGTCGATACGCACGTCGGAGACCAACCTGGGCAACTGGATATGCGACGTGGCGCTGGCGGCCACCGGAGCAGACTGTGTTATGATCAATTCGGGCACGTTCCGATCGGATCAGGTACACCCGGCCGGTCCGTTTATGATGCGCGATCTGGTCAACATCATTCCCATGCAGGACCCGCTGATAGTGCTGGAAGTGACCGGCAAAATTCTCCACTCGGCGCTGGAAAATTCTGTCTCCACCTACCCGAAGCTGGAGGGTAGATTTCCGCAGATTGCCGGCATGTCGTTCGCGTTCGATCCGAGCAAACCGCCCGGCAATCGAGTCGAAGTGAAATTGGTGCGCGTTGGCGATGAGTGGCTAAACCTGGAGCAGAAGTACACGCTCTGCATCAAGAGCTACATCCATGGCGGTTGCGACGGGTACACCATGTTCAAGGGATGTCGCGTGCTCATGGATGACGATGCTGCCCCGGAGCTCGGGTTGGCAATTCAGAACCACTTCAAAGCAATCGATGTGCGCATGGGCAAGGCTCACCACACCAAGCACCGGCAGTCGCTGGTCACTTTGTCACGCCGCCACAGCATGGTGCAGATGCTCGAGAATCTGGAGCTGGATGGTCCGACGCCGATACGGCGAAAGTCTTCCGTGACGCCACCGAAAATGGAGCACATCAGTAACAACCGGGGAAAG CTTCTTCGGCGTGCTTCGTTGGATGACTTGGAGCAAAACAGCTGCCAGTTGGCGCCGTCCATACAGCACCGGATTGTCGTAGTGCAGAATGAAGAT CACATCCGTGAACTGATTTTTAAGCGTgaaacaatcgaaaaaaattCCGTTATCAAGGAGACCGATGAGCTTACACCCTAA
- the LOC131292495 gene encoding WD repeat-containing protein 48 homolog isoform X2 — MLTHKNNQGGRKKMQVSFVIRDAEEKRHRNGVNALQLDSVTGRLYSAGRDAIIRLWNSTQTNSHEPYIQSMEHHNDWVNDIVLCCGGRNLISASCDTTVKVWNAHKGFCMSTLRTHRDYVQALAYAKDREQVASAGLDKAIFLWDVNTLTALTASNNTVTTSSISGSKDSIYSLAMNPSGTIIVSGSTENTLRIWDPRTCNKIAKLKGHTENVKALVVSEDGTQVVSGSSDGKIKLWSIGQQRCIQTISVHSEGVWCLLMTDGFSHVISGSRDRKIVMTELRNPSNSVLICEERAPVLSMCYNIDQTGVWATTWNSDIRCWKLHKTDKLSINNGSGETPSMGYEVACIKGGAAIKKYHVLNDKRFMLTRDTEENVAIYDVLKVKKVEDLGKVDFDEEVKKRSQRIYVPNWFTVDLKTGMPMIVLGQDEVDCFAAWVSAEAGLPEHAEPGSDPKVNYGSLLLQALLEHWKPPPPHHHMPGGPVDMENGCDGDIRGNEYFSVPKHTPIIFSEVGGRNVCRLLVKDAAGETESALLSDTVPSWVTNVVIDRTLPKFIKLPFYLLAHPSMFKQDRSKKERLIANEFIQCRKVCEHVLEKVLGTELPAAAIGNSTGNSNSSQNNSQSDANSEGSQVPAEERIELLCNDVPCDPNIDLRTVRHFIWKQSSDLTFHYRTKPNYSS, encoded by the exons ATGTTAACACACAAAAATAATCAGGGTGGCCGGAAGAAAATGCAG GTTTCGTTCGTTATAAGAGATGCGGAGGAGAAAAGGCATAGAAATGGGGTGAACGCGCTCCAGCTAGACAGTGTAACCGGGCGGCTTTATTCGGCTGGCCGGGATGCCATCATTCGGTTGTGGAACTCGACCCAAACCAACTCCCACGAACCTTACATTCAGAGCATGGAACATCACAACGACTGGGTGAACGACATCGTGCTTTGTTGCGGTGGAAGAAACT tgATAAGTGCGAGTTGTGATACGACGGTAAAGGTATGGAATGCCCATAAAGGCTTCTGCATGTCGACGCTTCGAACGCATCGCGACTACGTGCAGGCGCTGGCATACGCCAAAGACCGGGAGCAGGTCGCTAGTGCCGGACTGGACAAGGCAATATTCCTTTGGGACGTGAACACTTTGACGGCGTTAACGGCTTCGAACAACACAGTGACAA CATCCAGCATATCGGGATCTAAGGACTCTATCTATAGTCTGGCGATGAATCCCTCCGGGACGATCATCGTAAGCGGTTCGACGGAAAACACTCTGCGCATCTGGGACCCGCGGACGTGCAATAAGATTGCAAAGCTGAAGGGACACACGGAAAATGTGAAGGCTTTGGTGGTGTCGGAAGATGGCACGCAGGTCGTGTCGGGAAGCTCGGATGGAAAGATTAAGCTGTGGAGCATCGGACAGCAGCGCTGCATACAGACGATCAGCGTGCACTCGGAGGGCGTGTGGTGTTTATTGATGACGGACGGCTTCTCGCACGTAATCTCGGGCAGCCGGGATCGAAAGATCGTCATGACGGAGCTGCGCAATCCGTCCAACAGTGTGCTGATCTGCGAGGAGCGGGCGCCTGTTCTCAGCATGTGCTACAACATCGATCAAACGGGCGTATGGGCGACGACGTGGAACTCGGACATTCGCTGCTGGAAGCTACACAAAACGGACAAGCT cagcataaACAATGGAAGCGGCGAAACACCATCGATG GGCTACGAGGTGGCATGCATCAAGGGTGGCGCTGCAATCAAAAAGTATCACGTGCTGAACGACAAACGGTTCATGCTGACACGCGACACGGAGGAGAATGTGGCCATCTACGACGTGTTGAAGGTGAAGAAAGTGGAAGACCTGGGAAAGGTGGACTTTGACGAGGAGGTTAAAAAGCGTAGTCAACGAATCTATGTGCCGAACTGGTTCACggtggatttgaaaacaggG ATGCCAATGATAGTGTTAGGGCAGGACGAGGTGGATTGTTTTGCGGCGTGGGTGTCGGCCGAAGCTGGTTTACCGGAGCACGCGGAACCTGGCTCGGATCCGAAGGTGAACTATGGCAGCTTGTTACTGCAGGCGTTGCTGGAACACTGgaaaccaccgccaccgcacCATCACATGCCGGGCGGCCCGGTGGACATGGAGAACGGTTGTGACGGTGACATTAGGGGAAACGAATACTTCAGCGTGCCGAAGCACACGCCGATCATATTCAGCGAGGTGGGTGGCCGGAACGTGTGCCGGTTGCTGGTGAAGGATGCGGCGGGTGAGACGGAAAGTGCGCTGCTCAGCGATACCGTGCCGTCGTGGGTTACCAACGTGGTGATCGATCGGACACTGCCCAAGTTCATTAAGCTTCCTTTCTATCTGCTGGCGCATCCGTCGATGTTTAAGCAAGATCGCAGCAAAAAA GAACGTCTGATTGCGAACGAGTTCATCCAGTGTCGGAAGGTGTGCGAGCATGTGCTGGAGAAGGTGCTCGGCACGGAGCTACCGGCGGCCGCCATCGGCAACAGCACCGGCAATTCCAACTCCTCCCAGAACAACAGCCAAAGTGATGCCAACTCCGAGGGCAGCCAAGTGCCGGCGGAGGAACGAATCGAGCTACTTTGCAACGATGTG CCGTGTGACCCGAACATAGATCTCCGAACTGTGCGGCATTTTATCTGGAAGCAATCGTCCGATTTGACCTTTCACTACCGAACGAAACCAAACTACAGCAGCTAA